The proteins below are encoded in one region of Nocardioides marmorisolisilvae:
- the dapE gene encoding succinyl-diaminopimelate desuccinylase, translating into MGLDLTVDGVALTEALVGIESVSRNEGPIADAVESALRELGHLEVVRLGNSVVARTGLGRAERVVIAGHLDTVPLNNNLPVRNDGVNLHGLGTCDMKGGVAVALRLAAGLPDPSRDVTYVFYESEEIDDRFNGLRLISQARPDLLEADFAILMEPSEATVEAGCQGTLRVEVRTRGERAHPARAWKGVNAIHGAAEVLARLNEYVPRRPKIDGLEYHEGLNAVLIAGGVATNVIPDECVVTVNYRYAPDRTEEEAQAFVRDFFDGYDVTVVDSAPGAMPGLGLPAARAFVEAIGSAPQPKFGWTDVARFTALGVPAVNFGPGDPSFAHKQDEFVPIEQIRACEHKLRQWLGGDA; encoded by the coding sequence ATGGGACTGGACCTCACCGTGGACGGGGTGGCGCTCACCGAGGCGCTGGTCGGCATCGAGTCGGTCAGCCGCAACGAGGGACCCATCGCCGACGCTGTCGAGTCGGCGCTGCGCGAGCTCGGACACCTCGAGGTCGTCCGGCTCGGCAACTCGGTCGTCGCCCGGACCGGACTCGGCCGAGCCGAGCGGGTGGTGATCGCCGGGCACCTCGACACGGTGCCGCTCAACAACAACCTGCCGGTGCGCAACGACGGAGTGAACCTGCACGGCCTCGGCACCTGTGACATGAAGGGCGGCGTGGCCGTCGCACTCCGGCTGGCCGCAGGCCTGCCCGACCCGAGCCGCGACGTCACCTACGTGTTCTACGAGTCCGAGGAGATCGACGACCGGTTCAACGGCCTGCGGCTGATCAGCCAGGCCCGCCCCGACCTGCTCGAGGCCGACTTCGCCATCCTGATGGAGCCGAGCGAGGCGACGGTCGAGGCCGGCTGCCAGGGAACCCTGCGGGTCGAGGTCCGCACTCGCGGTGAGCGGGCGCACCCGGCGCGTGCGTGGAAGGGCGTCAACGCCATCCACGGTGCCGCCGAGGTGCTCGCCCGGCTCAACGAGTACGTCCCCCGCCGGCCAAAGATCGACGGGCTGGAGTACCACGAGGGCCTCAATGCGGTGCTGATCGCCGGTGGTGTTGCCACCAACGTGATCCCCGACGAATGCGTGGTGACGGTGAACTACCGCTACGCCCCCGACCGCACCGAGGAGGAGGCGCAGGCCTTCGTCCGCGACTTCTTCGACGGCTACGACGTGACCGTTGTGGACAGCGCGCCCGGGGCGATGCCCGGCCTGGGGCTGCCGGCGGCCAGGGCGTTCGTCGAGGCCATCGGCTCCGCGCCCCAGCCGAAGTTCGGCTGGACCGACGTCGCCCGGTTCACCGCGCTGGGCGTCCCGGCCGTGAACTTCGGGCCGGGCGACCCGAGCTTCGCCCACAAGCAGGACGAATTCGTGCCGATCGAGCAGATCAGGGCATGCGAGCACAAGCTGCGGCAGTGGCTGGGAGGAGACGCATGA
- a CDS encoding LOG family protein encodes MSGPEGSARPAHEGRRSKQRGPTVLRGSQVDLSTTDQRLLDERGPSEWVHTDPWRVLRIQAEFVEGFGALAELGPAIAVFGSARTLPDSPYYALATELGERLAHAGFAVITGGGPGTMEAANLGASRAGGVSVGLGIELPFETGLNEYVDIGINFRYFFARKTMFVKYAQGFAVLPGGLGTFDELFEALTLVQTQKVTSFPVVLLGVAYWSGMLDWIRGTVLAQGNVSAKDLDMIRLTDDVDEVVEAMVQARAEHGQAPGSGAKPGQPKRPE; translated from the coding sequence ATGAGCGGACCAGAGGGATCGGCCCGGCCGGCCCACGAGGGACGCCGGTCCAAGCAGCGCGGCCCGACCGTGCTGCGCGGTTCCCAGGTCGACCTGTCGACCACCGACCAGCGGCTGCTCGACGAGCGCGGGCCGAGCGAGTGGGTGCACACGGACCCGTGGCGGGTGCTCCGGATCCAGGCCGAGTTCGTCGAGGGCTTCGGTGCGCTCGCCGAGCTGGGTCCCGCGATCGCGGTCTTCGGATCGGCCAGGACGCTGCCGGACAGCCCCTACTACGCGCTGGCGACCGAGCTCGGCGAGCGGCTCGCCCACGCGGGCTTCGCGGTCATCACCGGGGGCGGCCCCGGGACGATGGAGGCGGCCAACCTCGGCGCCAGCCGCGCCGGCGGGGTCAGCGTCGGGCTGGGCATCGAGCTGCCCTTCGAGACCGGGCTCAACGAGTACGTCGACATCGGCATCAACTTCCGCTACTTCTTCGCCCGCAAGACGATGTTCGTGAAGTATGCCCAGGGCTTCGCGGTGCTGCCCGGCGGACTGGGCACCTTCGACGAGCTCTTCGAGGCACTGACCCTGGTACAGACGCAGAAGGTCACCTCGTTCCCGGTCGTGCTCCTCGGCGTGGCCTATTGGAGCGGGATGCTGGACTGGATCCGCGGCACCGTGCTTGCCCAGGGCAACGTCTCGGCCAAGGATCTCGACATGATCAGGCTGACCGACGACGTCGACGAGGTGGTCGAGGCGATGGTCCAGGCCCGCGCCGAGCACGGCCAGGCGCCGGGCTCGGGCGCGAAGCCCGGCCAGCCGAAGCGACCCGAGTAG
- a CDS encoding DivIVA domain-containing protein: protein MAWFFGVVLVLLIGGVVVVAAGRGEGLAPAQSDDPRPALPDHTLGAADLRAVRFSTALRGYRVEEVDALLRRLAAEMEQRETR, encoded by the coding sequence ATGGCATGGTTCTTCGGGGTGGTGCTGGTGCTGTTGATCGGCGGCGTCGTCGTCGTCGCCGCCGGCCGGGGCGAGGGTCTGGCACCGGCGCAGTCCGACGATCCTCGGCCCGCGCTGCCCGACCACACCCTGGGTGCGGCGGACCTCCGCGCCGTCAGGTTCTCCACCGCGCTGCGCGGCTACCGCGTCGAGGAGGTCGACGCGCTGCTACGCCGGCTGGCGGCCGAGATGGAGCAGCGCGAGACCCGGTAG
- a CDS encoding enoyl-CoA hydratase-related protein produces the protein MDQQQNQDSTSLHYEVVDGVATITLNRPDAMNGLDIEIKEALLAAVTDAAADDSVRCVVLTGSGRAFCVGQDLKEHRQLLDSGSSEELFTTVDRHYNPIVRSLLTMPKPVIASVNGVAAGAGASLAFAADLRVLAESAGFNLAFAGVALSCDTGSSWTLPRLIGRARALELLYFPRTIPAREALELGLATTVVPADQLVATTTQLARRLASGPTVAYGAIRRSVTHSAGHDLADALDFESSMMTLTGGTADHRAAVSAFVAKEKPEFHGR, from the coding sequence ATGGACCAGCAGCAGAATCAGGACAGCACTTCCCTGCACTACGAGGTCGTCGACGGGGTCGCCACCATCACGTTGAACCGCCCCGACGCCATGAACGGCCTGGACATCGAGATCAAGGAGGCACTCCTCGCAGCGGTGACCGACGCGGCCGCGGACGACTCGGTCCGGTGCGTCGTGCTGACCGGGTCGGGGCGCGCGTTCTGCGTCGGCCAGGACCTCAAGGAGCACCGCCAACTGCTCGATTCGGGCAGCTCCGAGGAGCTGTTCACCACCGTCGACCGGCACTACAACCCGATCGTGCGCAGCCTGCTCACGATGCCCAAGCCCGTGATCGCCTCGGTCAACGGCGTGGCCGCCGGCGCGGGCGCGAGCCTGGCGTTCGCCGCCGACCTGCGGGTGCTCGCGGAGTCGGCGGGCTTCAACCTCGCCTTCGCCGGCGTCGCGCTCTCCTGCGACACCGGCTCGTCGTGGACCCTGCCTCGGCTGATCGGCCGCGCCCGGGCGCTGGAGCTGCTCTACTTCCCGCGGACCATTCCTGCGAGGGAGGCACTCGAGCTCGGGCTGGCCACTACGGTCGTCCCTGCCGACCAGCTCGTGGCCACCACGACCCAGCTGGCCCGCCGACTCGCCTCCGGGCCGACGGTGGCGTACGGCGCCATCCGCCGGTCGGTCACCCACTCGGCCGGTCACGACCTCGCGGACGCCCTCGACTTCGAGTCGTCGATGATGACGCTCACCGGCGGCACCGCCGACCATCGCGCCGCAGTCTCGGCCTTCGTGGCCAAGGAGAAGCCCGAGTTCCATGGCCGCTGA
- a CDS encoding DUF3117 domain-containing protein, with product MAAMKPRTGDGPLEVTKEGRGIVMRVPLEGGGRLVVELNAEEAGALGEALNNVVG from the coding sequence ATGGCGGCGATGAAGCCGCGGACGGGCGACGGCCCGCTCGAGGTCACCAAGGAGGGTCGCGGCATCGTCATGCGGGTACCCCTCGAGGGCGGTGGGCGTCTGGTGGTCGAGCTCAATGCCGAAGAGGCCGGTGCCCTGGGCGAAGCGCTCAACAACGTGGTCGGCTGA
- a CDS encoding leucyl aminopeptidase: protein MPLPSQVSPPEFAFTDAPPSRVIGAAVVALPVLAGGEDGPELGPGAAELADDLDIDLLQIAESLGATGQVGRVDAVPLLRTGDLANPSLRTVLLVGVGGGSPTACRRAGAALARAVRGRHSVATSIPSVGGSDCLTAFVEGAVLGSFSFTMRSEGAPEPPVQRIVLAHTNEPEEGLLSRALALAGAGWLARSLATVPSNVKSPQWLADQAVSTAQQAGLDVEVWDQDVLADKGFGGILAVGRGSATPPRLVRLGYRPPRRARRVPHIVLVGKGITFDSGGLSIKPGEAMVNMKRDMTGAAVVLAVMAALADMECPVRVTGLMCIAENAIGGDAMRPGDVLRQYGGRTTEVVNTDAEGRLVLADGLAHAVKDLKADVVVDVATLTGAAKVALGLQTGGLFSNDDVLAAALLAAGAEAGEPLWRLPLVPEYAERLKSSVADAINAPTSAGAICAALFLQPFTGGLPWAHLDIASVGDAQEDSFEWTKGPTGFGARLLLRWLGSADPLEGVAR, encoded by the coding sequence GTGCCGTTGCCCTCGCAGGTCTCACCCCCGGAGTTCGCGTTCACCGACGCCCCGCCCTCGCGCGTCATCGGCGCCGCGGTGGTCGCGCTGCCCGTGCTGGCCGGTGGTGAGGACGGGCCCGAGCTGGGGCCCGGTGCCGCCGAGCTGGCCGACGACCTCGACATCGACCTGCTCCAGATCGCGGAGTCCCTCGGTGCGACCGGGCAGGTGGGCCGCGTCGACGCCGTACCCCTGCTGCGTACCGGCGACCTGGCCAACCCCTCGCTGCGCACCGTTCTCCTGGTCGGCGTCGGAGGCGGCTCCCCGACGGCCTGCCGTCGAGCAGGTGCCGCGCTGGCCCGCGCCGTCCGCGGCCGGCACTCGGTGGCCACCTCGATCCCGTCGGTCGGGGGCAGCGACTGCCTGACCGCGTTCGTGGAGGGGGCCGTCCTCGGCTCCTTCTCGTTCACGATGCGCTCCGAGGGGGCGCCGGAGCCGCCGGTCCAGCGGATCGTGCTGGCGCACACCAACGAGCCCGAGGAGGGGCTGCTCTCCCGGGCCCTTGCACTGGCCGGCGCCGGCTGGCTGGCCCGTTCGCTGGCCACCGTCCCCTCCAACGTCAAGTCCCCGCAGTGGCTCGCCGACCAGGCCGTCTCCACCGCCCAGCAGGCCGGACTCGACGTCGAGGTCTGGGACCAGGACGTGCTGGCGGACAAGGGATTCGGCGGCATCCTCGCGGTGGGCCGCGGCTCGGCGACCCCACCGCGGCTGGTGCGGCTCGGCTACCGGCCGCCCAGGCGCGCGCGTCGCGTCCCGCACATCGTGCTGGTCGGCAAGGGGATCACCTTCGACAGCGGTGGACTGAGCATCAAGCCCGGCGAGGCGATGGTCAACATGAAGCGCGACATGACCGGCGCCGCCGTGGTCCTGGCGGTGATGGCCGCGCTCGCCGACATGGAGTGCCCGGTCCGGGTGACCGGGCTGATGTGCATCGCCGAGAACGCCATCGGCGGTGATGCGATGCGACCCGGGGACGTGCTGCGGCAGTACGGCGGCCGCACCACCGAAGTCGTGAACACCGACGCCGAGGGCCGCCTGGTGCTGGCCGACGGGCTGGCGCACGCGGTCAAGGACCTCAAGGCCGACGTGGTCGTCGACGTGGCGACGCTGACCGGTGCCGCCAAGGTGGCGCTCGGGCTCCAGACCGGCGGGCTGTTCAGCAACGACGACGTGCTGGCAGCGGCGCTGCTGGCCGCGGGCGCCGAGGCGGGCGAGCCGCTGTGGCGGCTGCCGCTGGTGCCGGAGTACGCCGAGCGGCTCAAGTCCTCGGTGGCCGACGCGATCAACGCGCCGACCTCGGCGGGCGCCATCTGCGCCGCCCTGTTCCTCCAGCCGTTCACCGGCGGGCTCCCCTGGGCCCACCTCGACATCGCCTCGGTCGGGGATGCCCAAGAGGACAGCTTCGAGTGGACCAAGGGGCCGACCGGCTTCGGGGCCCGGCTGCTGCTGCGCTGGCTGGGATCCGCGGACCCGCTCGAGGGGGTCGCGCGATGA
- a CDS encoding O-methyltransferase produces MTTPLKPASWTYSEEYVAEDDLLARARGRAEEVGVVPIGPGGGAALRFLASVLEARAVVEIGTGTGVSGLWLLRGMRPDGVLTSVDTEAEHQRLARETFNEAGIPAQRARLIPGSALEVLPRLTDGHYDVVFCDGDKREYPDYLGEALRLLRPGGVVAFDNALWHDRVADPAQRDEETIAVRELGRTIADNENLVGVLLPVGDGLLLAKKVWTPES; encoded by the coding sequence ATCACCACACCGCTCAAGCCCGCCAGTTGGACCTACTCCGAGGAGTACGTCGCCGAGGACGACCTCCTCGCCCGTGCCCGTGGCCGTGCAGAGGAGGTCGGGGTCGTCCCGATCGGGCCCGGCGGCGGAGCCGCACTGCGCTTTCTCGCCTCGGTGCTCGAGGCCCGTGCCGTCGTGGAGATCGGCACCGGGACCGGCGTGTCCGGCCTGTGGCTGCTGCGGGGCATGCGCCCCGACGGGGTGCTCACCTCGGTCGACACCGAGGCCGAGCACCAGCGCCTCGCGCGGGAGACCTTCAACGAGGCCGGGATCCCCGCCCAACGGGCCCGGCTGATCCCCGGCTCGGCACTGGAGGTGCTGCCCCGGCTGACCGACGGTCACTATGACGTGGTCTTCTGCGACGGCGACAAGCGGGAGTACCCCGACTACCTCGGCGAGGCGCTGCGCCTGCTCCGCCCCGGTGGCGTGGTCGCCTTCGACAACGCGCTGTGGCACGACCGGGTGGCCGACCCGGCTCAGCGCGACGAGGAGACGATCGCGGTCCGCGAGCTCGGCCGGACGATCGCCGACAACGAGAACCTCGTCGGCGTGCTGCTGCCGGTCGGTGACGGCCTGCTCCTGGCCAAGAAGGTGTGGACGCCGGAGAGCTGA
- the sigE gene encoding RNA polymerase sigma factor SigE has translation MAIRRAAQHRRGRESAMSQAEQVHPDAPSWEQIVDEHSDRIYRLAYRLTGNRHDAEDLTQEVFVRVFRSLHTYTPGTFEGWLHRITTNLFLDQARRKQRIRFDALPDDADNRLPSDGGTPEDASVDQLLDSDIEFALASLPADFRVAVVLCDIEGLSYEEIADVLDLKMGTVRSRIHRGRAQLRKALAHRAPSPDRVRYLGPKLSGQLS, from the coding sequence ATGGCGATCCGACGCGCCGCGCAGCACCGCCGGGGGAGGGAGTCCGCGATGTCGCAGGCAGAGCAGGTGCACCCCGACGCCCCGTCGTGGGAGCAGATCGTCGACGAGCACTCCGATCGCATCTACCGGCTCGCCTACCGCCTGACCGGCAACCGGCACGACGCAGAGGACCTCACCCAGGAGGTCTTCGTGCGGGTCTTCCGCTCGCTGCACACCTACACGCCGGGCACCTTCGAGGGCTGGCTGCACCGCATCACCACGAACCTGTTCCTCGACCAGGCCCGCCGCAAGCAGCGGATCCGCTTCGACGCGCTGCCCGACGACGCCGACAACCGGCTGCCCAGCGACGGCGGGACCCCTGAGGACGCCAGCGTCGACCAGCTGCTGGACTCCGACATCGAGTTCGCGCTGGCCTCCCTCCCGGCCGACTTCCGAGTGGCCGTGGTGCTGTGTGACATCGAGGGCCTCAGCTACGAGGAGATCGCCGACGTCCTCGACCTGAAGATGGGCACCGTCCGCTCCCGGATCCACCGAGGCCGCGCCCAGCTGCGCAAGGCGCTGGCCCACCGGGCGCCCTCGCCCGACCGGGTCCGCTACCTCGGACCGAAGCTGAGCGGTCAGCTGTCATGA
- a CDS encoding anti-sigma factor family protein, with amino-acid sequence MRALHLTGHIGSSVSALVDGQLSTQEEERAWAHVLTCAGCRRLVEREGWTKTRLRTLSVVPDRTQAPSALLGSLYDVDAWAEVDRIERASVRRRTAAAVVGVGSLGFAVLGIVAATTPPAGRGEVPGTPSPAMIRSELIGPAVGAGVGTGAGVTEHVAVRRAAR; translated from the coding sequence ATGAGAGCGCTGCATCTCACCGGACACATCGGGTCGAGCGTCTCCGCGCTCGTCGACGGCCAGTTGTCGACCCAGGAGGAGGAGCGCGCCTGGGCGCACGTGCTGACCTGCGCCGGCTGCCGCCGCCTCGTCGAGCGCGAGGGCTGGACCAAGACCCGGCTGCGCACGCTGTCGGTCGTCCCGGACCGCACCCAGGCGCCGTCGGCCCTCCTCGGCTCGTTGTACGACGTCGACGCGTGGGCCGAGGTCGACCGGATCGAGCGGGCCAGCGTGCGCCGGCGTACCGCGGCCGCCGTGGTCGGCGTCGGGTCGCTGGGCTTCGCGGTCCTCGGCATCGTGGCGGCGACCACCCCGCCCGCGGGCCGCGGCGAGGTGCCGGGGACGCCCTCCCCCGCGATGATCCGCTCCGAGCTGATCGGCCCGGCGGTCGGTGCCGGGGTCGGGACCGGCGCAGGGGTCACCGAGCACGTCGCTGTGCGGCGTGCGGCAAGATAG
- a CDS encoding S1C family serine protease, translating into MTESQGDSQPTGIEHSAPGGARNPEPSEARLPVWVWPMIAVVALLLGLSGGAFAGYVVAGHRSGGDTPGGVLKVQRRTVAPLPADNSSIPSVAKKVLPSTVQIIAEYDGHARGATGSGWVFDKQGHIITNNHVVAQAAADHGPIEVIDQRGRHFSAKVIGRSAVYDVAVLEAKAARSLRPAAIGSADQMNVGETVVAIGSPLGLSATVTSGIVSAVHRPVTTGDGSDSSYISAIQTDAAINPGNSGGPLVDLQGQVVGVNSAIASLGTAIGSDESGNIGVGFAIPIEQVETTTDQILRTGRAEYPVIGAGVRGTTAMSGARVESVTDSSPAARSGLRPGDLITALDGEKVTGSIDLVVAIRTHVPGDTVTLTIERNGHQRQLRVKLAAKTG; encoded by the coding sequence GTGACGGAGAGCCAGGGCGACAGTCAGCCGACCGGCATCGAGCACAGCGCACCGGGGGGAGCACGAAATCCGGAGCCCTCGGAGGCCCGGCTGCCGGTCTGGGTCTGGCCGATGATCGCCGTGGTCGCCCTGCTGCTGGGGCTCAGCGGCGGCGCCTTCGCCGGCTACGTCGTGGCCGGCCACCGTAGCGGCGGCGACACCCCCGGCGGCGTTCTCAAGGTCCAGCGCCGCACGGTCGCTCCGCTGCCGGCCGACAACAGCAGCATCCCCTCGGTGGCGAAGAAGGTGCTGCCGAGCACGGTGCAGATCATCGCCGAGTACGACGGTCACGCCCGCGGCGCGACCGGTTCGGGCTGGGTCTTCGACAAGCAGGGCCACATCATCACCAACAACCATGTCGTGGCCCAGGCCGCGGCCGACCACGGCCCGATCGAGGTGATCGACCAGCGCGGACGGCACTTCTCGGCGAAGGTAATCGGTCGCAGCGCGGTCTATGACGTGGCCGTCCTCGAGGCCAAGGCGGCGCGGTCCCTGCGCCCGGCGGCCATCGGCTCGGCCGACCAGATGAACGTGGGCGAGACCGTCGTGGCGATCGGCTCGCCGCTGGGCCTCTCGGCCACGGTCACCTCCGGGATCGTCAGCGCCGTGCACCGCCCGGTGACGACCGGTGACGGCAGCGACTCGTCGTACATCAGCGCGATCCAGACCGATGCCGCGATCAACCCGGGCAACTCCGGTGGCCCGCTGGTCGACCTCCAGGGACAAGTGGTCGGCGTCAACTCGGCGATCGCGTCGCTGGGCACCGCGATCGGCAGCGACGAGAGCGGCAACATCGGCGTCGGCTTCGCGATCCCGATCGAGCAGGTCGAGACCACGACCGACCAGATCCTGCGGACCGGACGAGCGGAGTACCCCGTGATCGGGGCCGGTGTCCGGGGGACCACGGCGATGTCCGGCGCACGCGTCGAGTCGGTCACCGACAGCTCGCCGGCGGCGCGCTCGGGCCTGCGCCCCGGAGACCTGATCACCGCGCTGGACGGCGAGAAGGTCACCGGGTCCATCGATCTCGTGGTGGCGATCCGCACCCACGTACCGGGCGACACCGTCACGCTCACGATCGAGCGCAACGGTCACCAGCGCCAGCTGCGGGTCAAGCTGGCTGCGAAGACCGGCTGA
- a CDS encoding sec-independent translocase → MFGVGLPELAVILVVALVVFGPDRLPELGRQAGRFVRQVRQFALSAQNELRRELGPEYADLKLTDLDPRQAIRRHILEALEDEDEPGPTGRSDVLARGARPPYDPEST, encoded by the coding sequence GTGTTCGGAGTCGGTCTCCCCGAGCTGGCGGTCATCCTGGTGGTGGCACTGGTGGTGTTCGGCCCGGACCGCCTCCCCGAGCTCGGCCGGCAGGCCGGTCGGTTCGTCCGGCAGGTGCGCCAGTTCGCGCTCAGCGCGCAGAACGAGCTGCGCCGCGAGCTCGGCCCGGAGTACGCCGACCTCAAGCTGACCGACCTCGACCCGCGCCAGGCGATCCGGCGGCACATCCTGGAGGCCCTCGAGGACGAGGATGAGCCCGGTCCCACCGGCCGGTCCGACGTGCTCGCCCGCGGCGCGCGGCCGCCGTACGACCCCGAGTCGACCTGA
- a CDS encoding Mrp/NBP35 family ATP-binding protein has product MTSPDLDQIRAALATVNDPEIKRPITDLNMVESLDVDDTGKVAVTVLLTVAGCPLKDTITRDVTAAVSKVAGVTAVDLQLGVMSAEQRAELQTVLRAGHAQREIPFAQPDSLTKVYAIASGKGGVGKSSVTVNLALGLAQQGLKVGVVDADIYGHSVPAMLGVADHRPTQVEDLIMPVPTPSGVSVISIGQLKPRRDQVVAWRGPMLDRALVQMLADVYWGDLDALLLDLPPGTGDIAISLGQHLPNAEVIVVTTPQEAAAEVAERAGTMASMMHQRVIGVVENMSFLPCPHCAEEGREHRLEVFGSGGGARVAATLSARFGYDVPVLGEIPLDVELRAGGDSGKPVLEADPTAPSARALAGIAQRLAGRGRNLAGMQLGLTPTSKF; this is encoded by the coding sequence ATGACATCCCCCGATCTCGACCAGATCCGCGCTGCGCTGGCGACGGTCAACGACCCGGAGATCAAGCGCCCGATCACCGACCTGAACATGGTCGAGTCGCTCGACGTCGACGACACCGGCAAGGTCGCGGTGACCGTGCTGCTCACCGTCGCCGGGTGCCCGCTGAAGGACACGATCACCCGCGACGTCACCGCGGCGGTCTCGAAGGTCGCCGGGGTGACCGCGGTGGACCTCCAGCTCGGGGTGATGAGCGCCGAGCAGCGTGCGGAGCTGCAGACCGTGCTGAGGGCCGGCCATGCCCAGCGCGAGATCCCGTTCGCCCAGCCCGACTCGCTGACCAAGGTGTACGCGATCGCGTCCGGCAAGGGCGGTGTCGGCAAGTCCTCGGTCACGGTGAACCTGGCCCTCGGCCTGGCCCAGCAGGGCCTCAAGGTCGGCGTCGTCGACGCCGACATCTACGGTCACTCGGTGCCGGCGATGCTCGGCGTCGCCGACCACCGCCCCACCCAGGTCGAGGACCTGATCATGCCGGTCCCGACCCCCTCCGGGGTCTCGGTGATCTCGATCGGCCAGCTCAAGCCGCGCCGCGACCAGGTGGTCGCATGGCGCGGCCCGATGCTCGACCGCGCGCTGGTGCAGATGCTCGCCGACGTCTACTGGGGCGACCTCGACGCACTGCTGCTCGACCTGCCCCCGGGCACCGGTGACATCGCGATCTCGCTCGGCCAGCACCTCCCGAACGCCGAGGTCATCGTGGTGACCACTCCCCAGGAGGCCGCTGCCGAGGTCGCCGAGCGCGCCGGCACGATGGCCTCGATGATGCACCAGCGGGTCATCGGCGTCGTGGAGAACATGTCGTTCCTGCCCTGCCCGCACTGCGCGGAGGAGGGCCGGGAGCACCGCCTCGAGGTCTTCGGATCCGGCGGTGGCGCCCGGGTGGCCGCGACCCTGTCGGCACGGTTCGGCTACGACGTGCCGGTGCTCGGCGAGATCCCGCTCGACGTCGAGCTGCGGGCCGGCGGCGACTCCGGCAAGCCGGTGCTCGAGGCCGACCCGACCGCTCCCTCTGCCCGTGCCCTGGCCGGCATCGCCCAGCGCCTCGCCGGCCGCGGCCGCAACCTCGCCGGAATGCAGCTCGGCCTGACACCCACGTCGAAGTTCTGA
- a CDS encoding DUF1003 domain-containing protein codes for MARDPQERRTPRNTERKPDTTLDDRTRSRLDTPRELRRRLVRRPSMDTDRFGVFAEQFARFMGTAKFLIWMTVFVVVWIGWNTLAPPSLRFDRYAFIFLTLMLSLQASYAAPLILLAQNRQELRDRVVAEQDRQADAASHADMEFLAREVASLRMSIGEVATRDYVRSELRALLNELDERSAAIEPDAEGRSEEQSGDRTGGDAGSEPGDEADHSGGRPTAP; via the coding sequence ATGGCACGAGACCCCCAGGAGCGTCGTACGCCGCGCAACACGGAGCGCAAGCCGGACACCACGCTCGACGACCGCACCCGTTCCCGCCTGGACACCCCCCGCGAGCTGCGCCGCCGGCTGGTCCGTCGACCGAGCATGGACACCGACCGGTTCGGCGTCTTCGCCGAGCAGTTCGCCCGCTTCATGGGCACCGCGAAGTTCCTCATCTGGATGACGGTGTTCGTGGTCGTCTGGATCGGCTGGAACACGCTTGCGCCCCCGTCGCTGCGCTTCGACCGGTACGCCTTCATCTTCCTGACGCTGATGCTCAGCCTGCAGGCGTCGTACGCCGCCCCGCTGATCCTGCTCGCGCAGAACCGTCAGGAGCTGCGCGACCGCGTGGTCGCCGAGCAGGACCGGCAGGCGGACGCCGCGTCGCACGCCGACATGGAGTTCCTGGCCCGCGAGGTCGCCTCGCTGCGGATGTCCATCGGTGAGGTCGCCACCCGCGACTACGTCCGCTCCGAGCTGCGGGCGCTGCTCAACGAGCTCGACGAGAGGTCCGCGGCCATCGAGCCGGACGCCGAGGGCCGTTCCGAGGAGCAGTCCGGGGACCGGACCGGTGGGGACGCAGGCAGCGAGCCGGGGGATGAGGCGGATCACTCCGGGGGCCGGCCCACCGCCCCCTGA